Proteins encoded in a region of the Paenibacillus pedocola genome:
- a CDS encoding polyprenyl synthetase family protein, producing the protein MNVNIMNHVNESYQLAEERAARYFTSLYNQVRNKSYVPALTEDIQIWKRKHMRGYSGVSLFSRGKNKPDTRDYYRYIQWLNYTGKLDDYLDRSVSYIYLRDLGKTLDSLVTQNRIQKTVADLNKHLLKSVNTNKGEQPEFMNLAGVYRWAQKEGTETAVIWLFKKLRSVASHIPEGMSAEHAQRKLIKIILGVVLHVMDELGDAAPPGERSRRLDEAIRLGYSYGLTYPFIDDLLDSQILTLQEKAQYSDLIRSALLTGIVPALDVWNGENVKLIRYIHSELTEAFEYIKQHQSPDTQQTFFEQSYVFFHAQDIDRVKVLSQPGYTNDELYIPVILKSSSSRLVARSVISAPEDAGFEERTFFFGIYNQLADDFADMEQDLKDGAVTPYTYYLQYHEQRPDLINPFELYWAVVSNLIRSVYNSNAKVREVILDRAINGLKRFKERAGAEKYNETMGRFAAGHPELNRLIQKMVRKADDVDFFDKLLRDRMVEHLRTEAREQEDFHATFKSARSLINSELKFTKPQGITAMKEQLIDAANYSLEGDGKRVRPILTWVMGVNEYGLESEAIVPLLRSLEYMHTASLIFDDLPSQDNASTRRGRETLHQVHNSATAELTGLYLIQRAIGEQASLNRFKAETVIALIRYSAQKAEDMCMGQAMDLDSKGKNLTLEQLNMVCFYKTGVAFEACLVMPAMLAEASETEVIALKKFAYHMGIAFQIKDDLLDVEGDTDVLGKPVGKDVANNNSNFVSILGIEGASKEMWEHYCLATEALQAIPRNIPFLKHLMNYVVNRER; encoded by the coding sequence ATGAATGTGAATATTATGAATCATGTTAATGAGAGCTACCAACTGGCTGAGGAGAGGGCGGCCCGGTACTTTACATCGCTCTATAATCAGGTCAGGAATAAGTCTTATGTGCCAGCCCTGACAGAGGATATTCAAATATGGAAACGGAAGCATATGCGGGGTTATTCGGGCGTAAGCTTATTTTCACGGGGAAAGAACAAGCCGGATACCCGGGATTACTACCGGTACATTCAATGGCTGAATTACACAGGGAAATTGGATGATTACTTGGACCGCAGTGTCTCTTACATTTATTTGCGAGATCTGGGGAAAACGCTGGATTCATTGGTTACCCAGAACCGGATTCAGAAAACTGTGGCTGATTTGAACAAACATTTGCTAAAGTCCGTCAACACGAACAAAGGTGAGCAGCCGGAATTTATGAATCTGGCAGGGGTGTACAGGTGGGCCCAGAAGGAAGGTACTGAAACTGCAGTGATCTGGTTGTTCAAAAAACTAAGATCGGTAGCTTCACATATACCTGAGGGAATGAGTGCGGAGCATGCCCAGCGTAAGCTGATCAAGATTATTCTGGGCGTTGTTCTCCATGTGATGGATGAGCTGGGGGATGCTGCACCGCCCGGTGAGCGTTCCCGCAGGCTCGATGAAGCGATCAGGCTTGGATATTCCTATGGTCTTACCTATCCATTTATTGATGATCTGCTGGATTCTCAGATTCTGACTCTTCAAGAAAAAGCGCAATATTCCGATCTGATTCGTTCTGCACTGCTTACAGGAATTGTGCCTGCGCTGGATGTATGGAACGGGGAGAATGTGAAGCTGATTCGTTATATCCATTCGGAGCTCACAGAGGCTTTTGAGTATATTAAGCAGCATCAGAGCCCTGACACGCAGCAGACCTTTTTCGAGCAGTCCTATGTCTTTTTTCATGCTCAGGATATCGACCGTGTTAAGGTGCTTTCACAGCCCGGTTACACCAATGATGAACTGTATATCCCCGTTATTTTGAAGTCATCATCATCCCGGTTGGTTGCGCGTTCTGTAATCAGTGCGCCTGAGGATGCCGGCTTTGAAGAGCGGACCTTCTTTTTTGGGATCTACAATCAGCTTGCCGATGATTTCGCGGATATGGAGCAGGATCTGAAGGATGGTGCGGTGACACCTTATACTTATTATTTGCAATATCATGAGCAAAGACCGGATTTGATCAATCCCTTCGAATTGTATTGGGCAGTTGTATCCAATCTCATCCGCAGCGTTTATAATTCCAATGCTAAAGTCCGTGAGGTAATATTGGACCGGGCGATTAATGGACTTAAGCGTTTCAAGGAGCGGGCAGGGGCTGAGAAATACAACGAGACGATGGGGAGGTTTGCAGCCGGCCATCCGGAACTCAATCGGCTTATTCAGAAAATGGTGCGCAAAGCGGATGATGTGGACTTTTTCGATAAACTGCTGCGCGACCGGATGGTTGAGCATTTGAGAACGGAGGCAAGGGAACAGGAGGACTTCCACGCTACATTCAAAAGTGCCCGCAGTCTGATTAACAGCGAGCTGAAATTCACCAAGCCGCAGGGGATTACGGCAATGAAGGAACAGCTGATCGATGCGGCCAATTACAGTCTGGAAGGGGACGGGAAGCGGGTTCGTCCTATTCTGACCTGGGTCATGGGCGTGAATGAATACGGGTTGGAGTCTGAGGCCATTGTTCCGCTTCTGAGATCACTCGAATATATGCATACTGCATCCCTGATCTTTGATGATCTGCCCTCACAAGATAATGCGTCTACCCGCAGAGGGCGGGAGACCTTGCATCAGGTTCACAATAGTGCTACTGCCGAATTAACCGGGCTGTATTTGATTCAGAGAGCGATTGGAGAACAAGCCTCCCTGAACCGCTTCAAGGCTGAGACCGTTATTGCCCTGATCCGCTACTCGGCCCAAAAGGCAGAAGACATGTGTATGGGGCAGGCTATGGACTTGGATTCAAAAGGAAAGAATTTGACCCTGGAGCAGCTGAATATGGTTTGCTTTTATAAGACTGGTGTGGCCTTCGAGGCATGTCTGGTCATGCCGGCTATGCTTGCAGAGGCTAGCGAAACGGAAGTTATTGCCCTCAAAAAATTTGCCTACCATATGGGGATTGCGTTTCAGATCAAAGACGATCTGCTCGATGTGGAGGGAGATACGGATGTACTCGGCAAACCGGTCGGCAAGGATGTGGCGAACAATAATTCGAATTTCGTCTCGATTCTTGGAATCGAAGGTGCGAGTAAAGAAATGTGGGAACATTATTGTCTTGCTACGGAAGCGTTACAAGCGATTCCCCGCAATATACCGTTCTTGAAACATCTAATGAATTACGTGGTGAACAGGGAGCGTTAA
- a CDS encoding BBE domain-containing protein produces MRRVKAKYDPGNVFNNPQSIPPSRRP; encoded by the coding sequence CTGCGGAGAGTAAAAGCTAAATATGACCCTGGTAATGTCTTTAACAATCCGCAGAGCATTCCTCCCTCCCGCAGACCTTAA
- a CDS encoding helix-turn-helix transcriptional regulator codes for MSKNLVGNHIRKLRFEYNEMTQQQLADKVGVTRQTIVALEKGNYSPSLELAFRIAQAFSLHLEEVFFYGEQIRKEEDGG; via the coding sequence ATGAGTAAAAATCTTGTTGGCAATCACATCCGCAAATTAAGATTCGAATATAACGAAATGACGCAGCAGCAATTGGCTGACAAGGTGGGTGTAACCCGGCAAACCATCGTGGCGCTGGAAAAGGGCAATTATTCGCCTTCGCTCGAGCTGGCTTTTCGCATCGCTCAGGCATTCAGCTTGCATTTGGAAGAGGTATTTTTTTATGGGGAACAAATTCGTAAAGAAGAAGATGGAGGTTAA
- a CDS encoding DUF4386 domain-containing protein, whose amino-acid sequence MKSANSAKSAGKVVGVLFILAAASSIVALILYSPILQDTGYLNDGAAHANQVILGALMELILVVSAVGTSITMFPFLRKYNESIALGHVLFRFMEAVVITVGIVSILSLLTLSREYVAAGTPDPAPYLASGTVLQAVHDWTFLLGPNFMLGVNTLLYSYIFYHTKLVPRFISILGMTGGVSVFIASLLEMFGVFSQLSVWGALFSLPVAANEMILAVWLIVKGFNESAVARVYKSQAI is encoded by the coding sequence ATGAAATCAGCCAATTCAGCCAAATCAGCCGGGAAAGTCGTAGGGGTGCTGTTTATCCTTGCAGCGGCATCATCGATCGTTGCGCTTATCCTTTACAGTCCGATTCTCCAAGATACCGGTTACCTGAATGATGGTGCTGCACACGCAAACCAGGTGATCCTGGGAGCGCTGATGGAATTGATCCTTGTTGTTTCGGCGGTGGGGACGTCTATTACTATGTTTCCATTCTTGCGCAAGTACAATGAAAGCATCGCGCTTGGTCATGTTCTCTTCCGGTTTATGGAAGCAGTAGTCATTACTGTCGGCATCGTCAGCATATTGTCCCTGCTAACCTTAAGCCGGGAATATGTGGCTGCAGGCACCCCGGATCCTGCACCGTACCTGGCGTCCGGCACTGTATTGCAAGCCGTTCACGACTGGACATTCCTGCTTGGGCCTAACTTCATGCTGGGAGTTAATACATTGTTGTATAGTTACATCTTCTATCATACCAAGCTTGTTCCCCGATTTATTTCGATCTTGGGAATGACAGGTGGCGTCTCCGTTTTCATTGCTTCATTGTTGGAAATGTTCGGCGTATTTTCTCAGCTTTCAGTCTGGGGCGCCTTATTCTCACTTCCTGTAGCGGCGAATGAGATGATTTTAGCGGTATGGCTTATTGTCAAAGGATTTAATGAATCTGCGGTTGCACGTGTATACAAGTCGCAGGCTATTTGA
- a CDS encoding class I SAM-dependent methyltransferase produces MKNKSITALVSAFARAYHAEHNQIKIFDDRLARELLTNEEYANISSNMSKGITFFLPEFTGTQEECLRAIVDWQLSPSPLGRAAFAEQALQNAVTLGARQYLIFAAGYDTFAYRQPDFADNLQIFEIDHPATGDDKQRRISSLHWHVPSNVHYIPADFLDPDWQKRVLACPAFDPDQISFSSLLGISYYLPKNSFKQLLSAIVSLLPSGSSIVFDYPDELTFTPQAGERAQKQLMMAAQAGEPMQASYSYRELEQMLEELNLLIYRHLTPAEITRQLFKAYNDSQPAHPITAFDNVNYCLAVKR; encoded by the coding sequence ATGAAAAATAAAAGCATCACAGCGCTTGTAAGTGCATTTGCGAGAGCCTATCACGCAGAGCATAATCAGATCAAAATTTTTGATGACCGGCTCGCTAGAGAACTATTAACCAACGAAGAATACGCGAATATCTCCAGCAATATGTCGAAGGGGATAACCTTCTTCCTGCCGGAATTTACCGGCACACAGGAGGAGTGCCTGCGGGCAATCGTCGATTGGCAGCTGTCGCCGTCTCCGCTGGGGCGGGCTGCCTTTGCGGAACAGGCGCTTCAGAATGCGGTCACACTAGGGGCAAGGCAATATCTGATTTTTGCCGCCGGATATGATACCTTCGCTTACCGCCAGCCGGACTTTGCAGATAATCTGCAAATCTTTGAGATCGATCACCCCGCTACTGGTGATGACAAGCAGCGCCGGATCTCTTCGCTGCATTGGCATGTGCCGTCCAATGTGCATTACATTCCGGCTGATTTTCTTGACCCTGACTGGCAGAAGAGAGTGCTGGCCTGTCCCGCTTTTGACCCGGATCAGATCAGCTTCAGCAGCTTACTGGGCATCAGTTATTATCTGCCCAAGAATTCATTTAAACAATTATTGTCCGCTATAGTGTCGCTGCTCCCTAGCGGCAGCAGCATCGTTTTTGATTATCCTGATGAGCTTACCTTTACACCTCAGGCAGGTGAACGGGCGCAGAAGCAGTTAATGATGGCAGCGCAGGCAGGGGAGCCGATGCAGGCAAGCTACTCCTACCGGGAGCTGGAGCAGATGCTGGAAGAGCTTAATCTGCTGATCTATCGGCATCTGACGCCAGCTGAAATTACCCGACAGCTGTTCAAGGCATATAATGACAGCCAGCCGGCTCATCCCATTACGGCCTTTGATAATGTGAATTATTGCTTGGCGGTTAAGCGGTAA
- a CDS encoding ABC transporter substrate-binding protein, which yields MLKGLKGLVLASVMVLGIGSAAGVNAAPVNVGKATTSATQKITYKGKVYTVPAKTDNIVIAGALEALEDALVLNFKPKGALTVGGKFPAMFSKITTGVTPVGEKMEPNFETILKLKPAVILSSTKFPAETNEKLAKIATTIPVSHIATDWMDNLKLLAALTGKQKESTAAILKYQNELKVAKVKLAPKFKNKTVMALRIRTGNLFLYPQDIFFNRSLYADLGAAVPKEVQQAKAQQNISLEAFAAINPDYLFVQFSPDENKDNPKALEELQKNPIWKSLKAVKNGNVYVNLVDPLAQGGTAYSKFTFLEALMKTKLYTGK from the coding sequence ATGTTAAAAGGATTAAAAGGTTTAGTATTAGCTAGTGTAATGGTTTTGGGCATCGGATCAGCTGCAGGCGTCAACGCGGCACCGGTGAATGTAGGCAAAGCCACCACGTCGGCTACGCAGAAGATTACCTATAAAGGCAAGGTATATACGGTTCCTGCAAAGACCGATAACATTGTGATCGCCGGCGCCCTGGAGGCTCTTGAAGACGCCCTGGTGCTGAATTTCAAACCCAAGGGAGCCCTTACCGTTGGGGGTAAGTTTCCAGCGATGTTCTCCAAGATTACAACCGGCGTAACACCGGTAGGGGAGAAGATGGAACCCAACTTTGAGACCATCCTCAAGCTCAAGCCGGCCGTTATTCTTAGCAGTACCAAATTTCCGGCTGAGACCAATGAGAAGCTGGCAAAGATAGCTACAACCATTCCGGTATCTCATATCGCTACGGATTGGATGGACAACCTTAAGCTGCTGGCAGCACTTACAGGCAAGCAGAAGGAGTCGACAGCCGCCATTCTGAAATATCAGAATGAATTGAAAGTAGCAAAAGTGAAGCTCGCTCCTAAGTTTAAAAACAAGACGGTGATGGCTCTGCGTATCCGGACAGGCAACCTGTTCCTGTATCCGCAGGATATCTTCTTTAACCGGTCCCTGTACGCAGATCTGGGTGCAGCTGTACCAAAGGAAGTTCAGCAGGCGAAGGCCCAGCAGAACATTTCGCTGGAGGCGTTTGCGGCGATCAACCCGGATTATCTCTTCGTCCAGTTCTCGCCGGATGAGAACAAGGATAATCCAAAGGCCCTGGAAGAACTGCAGAAGAATCCGATCTGGAAGAGCCTGAAAGCCGTCAAGAACGGCAATGTTTATGTCAATCTGGTTGATCCGCTGGCCCAAGGCGGAACGGCATACAGTAAATTCACATTCCTGGAAGCTTTGATGAAAACGAAGCTTTATACAGGTAAATGA
- a CDS encoding SDR family NAD(P)-dependent oxidoreductase, which translates to MNHRFSGKVAIVTGAGSGIGRASAKRLALEGASVVCVTISDSGKATAREITELGGESLFIQGDVSKEDVVKGIIKDTIEHYGKIDCLYNNAAITGDNQLVEEYSVETFERVIDTNLISQFMMMKYAIPYMPSGSAILNCASLHGTIGMAGDAAYSASKHAIIGLTKSVAAELGPRNIRANVLAPGPVPTVMMGRYERLLSDDVEGLQSAIASGTALKRYGTPDEIANFVCFLLSDEAGFITGTVHLIDGGYSATK; encoded by the coding sequence ATGAATCACAGATTTAGCGGGAAAGTAGCCATTGTAACCGGAGCGGGGAGCGGAATTGGAAGGGCTTCTGCCAAAAGACTTGCCTTAGAGGGGGCTTCTGTCGTTTGTGTAACCATTTCAGACTCTGGAAAAGCTACTGCGCGGGAAATTACTGAACTGGGAGGGGAATCGCTTTTTATTCAGGGGGATGTTTCAAAAGAGGATGTTGTTAAGGGCATAATCAAGGATACTATTGAGCATTACGGTAAAATTGATTGCCTGTACAATAATGCTGCTATTACCGGTGATAATCAGCTAGTGGAAGAATACTCGGTAGAGACTTTTGAAAGAGTAATCGACACGAATCTTATCAGCCAGTTTATGATGATGAAATACGCAATTCCGTACATGCCGTCCGGTTCAGCCATTCTAAATTGCGCTTCCCTTCATGGTACCATTGGGATGGCCGGTGATGCGGCCTATTCCGCAAGCAAGCACGCGATTATCGGTTTAACGAAGTCTGTTGCGGCTGAGTTGGGTCCGCGCAATATCCGGGCCAATGTACTGGCGCCAGGGCCTGTACCGACAGTCATGATGGGCCGTTATGAACGGCTCCTTTCGGATGACGTAGAAGGCTTACAATCTGCAATTGCCAGCGGGACAGCGCTTAAACGCTACGGAACCCCTGATGAGATTGCGAATTTTGTATGCTTTCTGCTAAGCGATGAAGCCGGCTTTATCACAGGCACTGTCCATCTTATCGATGGAGGATATTCCGCTACCAAATGA